A region of Candidatus Dependentiae bacterium DNA encodes the following proteins:
- a CDS encoding SRPBCC domain-containing protein: protein MRTNHQSKYQTLIKAPIEKVWEALINPELVKQYFFGSNQETDWSVGSKILWTGEYEGSKYVDKGVVLEFSSNKKLSYSYLSSWSGLDDKPENYLLVSYEVTQTKGGTELIITQSNYDEEKAKHSSENWAVVIDGLRKLVEK, encoded by the coding sequence ATGCGTACAAATCATCAATCAAAATATCAGACATTAATTAAAGCCCCAATAGAAAAAGTTTGGGAAGCATTAATAAATCCTGAATTAGTAAAACAGTACTTTTTTGGCTCAAATCAAGAAACAGATTGGAGTGTTGGTAGTAAAATTTTATGGACAGGGGAATATGAAGGCTCTAAGTATGTTGACAAAGGTGTAGTTTTGGAATTTTCATCCAACAAGAAACTTTCTTATTCTTATTTGAGTAGTTGGAGTGGATTGGATGATAAACCCGAAAATTACCTATTAGTTTCTTATGAAGTAACTCAAACAAAAGGCGGAACAGAATTGATTATCACGCAATCAAACTATGATGAAGAAAAAGCAAAACATTCTTCTGAAAATTGGGCAGTAGTAATTGACGGATTAAGGAAACTTGTAGAAAAGTAA